TCCACCATGAGCCGCCAAAGGAGTTCGATTGGTACAAAAACAAGAGCGATGTATGGCGTGTGCTAACTCAGAGGGAGGAGACAGCAAATGCAGCAGAGATGAGTGAAGCGTATTGTCAGGCGTTGGCAAAAATCGAGTGGGCTGTCGCAGCCAGAACGAGAATACTTAGCTAACTTGTAGTAAAATAGAGTGGAATCCAGAACGTAAGACTAATCCTCGACGGGTTGCTTAGAGAGTTTTAGAAGGAGCGATTATCATTTGAAGACACTAATTATTGCGGAGAAACCTGACATGGGACGAAATATTGCCGCCGCAATAGATCCTAAAGCTAAAAATCACCGCACCTATTTAGAAGGTGAAAAATACATTATTACGTGGGCAATCGGGCACTTAATTGAACTGGCGGAACCGGAGGCGTACGATCAAAAATATAAAAAGTGGAACATCAATGATCTTCCTATCATTCCCGATCCATTTAAGCTAGTGCCCAATCGGAAAACATTCGATCAGCTAAAAATGATCGGGCAGTTGGCCAAACGAAGCAATCTGCTGATTAATGCATGCGATGCCGGGCGGGAAGGTCAACACATCTTTTCACTCATTCAGCGACATCTAAAATTGAGCCACCCCGTTAAAAGACTGTGGATCTCGGATTTGACCCCTGAAACGATCAGGAAAGGATTTGCGGAGATGAAGGATGCCGCAGCCTATGAAAACTTAACGAGGGCAGCAAAATCTCGTAGTGAAGCCGATTGGCTAATCGGGATGAATGGCTCGCGTGCATTTACGACCAAACATAACGTGCTCCTTTCTGTCGGACGAGTACAGACCCCTGTCCTTGCTCTTATTTATGATCGCCAGAAACAGATTGAGGCTTTCTCATCGGTTACGTTTTTTCAAGTGGAAGGGCATTTTTCGCAGGGTGAGAGGATGTACAAGGGTCTTTGGCAAGGTGATCGCTTAACCGATTCATCTAAAGCAGAAATGTTGGCTCGTAAAGTGAAAGGAAAACAAGGGCGGATAGCATCCTACGAAGTAAAGGATACCAAGGAGTATCCATTTAAGCTGTATGACCTGACATTGCTGCAACGTGAGGCCAATGGCAAGTACGGTTTTTCCGCTAAAAAAACCTTGGATGTAGCACAGGCACTCTATGAAAAACACAAAGTGATTTCTTATCCGAGGACGAATTCCAACTATGTGACAGAGCAAAATATTCCCGAAATGCACAACACCTTGTCGTCCTTGCAAGGCACTGGATATGACGCTCTGGTAAAGGGTGCAAACCGTAGTTTGGTTCATAAAGGCAACAAATTTATATGTAATCCAGCAAAGGTAGACGACCACCATGCTATCCTGCCGACAAATCGAAAGGCTTCAGGGCTTACGCCAGATGAGCAGAAGCTATACGATTTGATCGTGCGCCGCTTTCTGTCACAGTTTTATCCGCCAGCTGAATATAAGATGCATACGATCATAACCGATGTGGAAAATGAAATGTTCAAAACGTCGGTGAAAGAACGGAAAAGTCTCGGTTGGAAGATTATTTATGCCGATCAGCAGAAGGAAAAGCCCAAGAGTGTGAAAGGTGCGGCCAAAGAAGAAGAGGATAAAGAAGAGATTGAAGTGAACGAGCCTTTTATCATTCAATCTGATGCCAGTGTAGTATGCTCGGATGCGATGGTAAAGGAGAAAGAAACACAGCCGCCCAAGCATTTTACGGAAGGAACGCTCCTAAAGGCCATGGAAAGCGCAGGTAAGCAAATCGAGGACGAGGAACTGCGTGATGCGATGAAAGAATCTGGTCTGGGAACTCCGGCAACTCGTGCAGCTACCATCGAACGACTGAAAAAGGTCGGATACGTTGAGATGCAGGGGAAAAAGGTTCAACTTACGCTAAAAGGCCGTACCGTTATCGAATTGATTAGGGGAGCAGGTATCGAACTATTAACCTCTCCTGAAATGACGGGGCATTGGGAGCGCCGCTTGAATGAGATCTCCCGAGGGACCGCCTCCGACGGGCAATTTATGGAGAATGTGAAGAAATTCGCTACAATGATCGTAGAAAAGGTTCGCGTACAATCTCGTGCTGAGAAGACCTTGTTTGAGAGTGAGAGTACCACTCAGAAAGGATCTTCGAAAACAAGAGGACGAGCTGGCGGGCGAAGTACAGGTAGATCAAGTAGCAGTAATGCCACAACAAAGGCTTCAACTCGAACAGTAGCAAAGACCACTCGTACAACTTCGAGTATCATCACCAAATGTCCACGACCGGGTTGCGGAGGCTCCATTTTCATGGGACGCAAAGGTTACGGTTGTTCGAATTACAACGTAGGCTGTAAATTCGTCATATGGAAAGAGAATTACGGGCGAATGCTGACGGATACACAGATTAAAGCACTCATTGAAAAAGGCAAAACAGGTAAAATGAAGCTTGAACGTCAGGATGGGACACAATTTCAAGCAAAGCTTATTTTGAAAAGTGTAGAATCGGGCGAACTTACTTTCGAGCAGTAATCCAATAAAAAAATAAATTATTGAAACTTACTTGCGTAATGATCGTAAATACAGGTATAACGGGGACGGCAAATTCAGGCCGAACTACCTAGCAGGTACTTAAGGAGGAATATTCCATGTCCATTTTTAAAAGACTGCGTGATTTGACCATGTCCAATTTGTACGCTTTGATTGAGAAAGCAGAAGATCCAATCAAAATGACAGACCAGTATTTGCGTGATATGCAAGAAGACTTGAATGAAGCAGAGAAAGCGGTTGCCGCCCAAATTGCTTTGGAAAAGAAATTCAAGGTACTGTATGAAGAACAGGAAGCCTTGGTGAAAAAGCGTGATGAGCAAGCTCATATCGCAGCACAAGCGCAGAACATCGATCTGGCTCGACGAGCTCTGGAAGAAAAGAAAGCCGCCGAGCAAAAAATGAACGAATACAAGGATAGCTACGAGAAAAACAAGCTGGCAGCCGATGGATTGCGCGAGAAGCTGGCTGAAATGAAAAAACAGATTACCGAGCTGAAAAACAAGCGCGAAACATTAGTTGCCCGCGTCAATGCAGCCAAAGCGCAAAAGACGATCAACCAGGCGATGGGTGGCTTCGACACGAACTCGGCTATGTCTGGCTTGAAACGCATGGAAGAAAAAGCACTGCAAATGGAAGCAGAAGCAGAAGCCAGCGGCGAGATTTACAAAAAACAGAGCTCTTTAGATGATGAAATTGCGAAGCTGAATAAGGATCAAGCCGTTGAGGACGAACTGGCTGCTCTGTTGAAAAAATATGAGGGGTAAACCGCTTCAGGCGGTTTCCCTTTTTTTCAGACCTTAAACACCTTGACGAAAGTGGAGTGATTCGCTTTGACGTGGACAGAAATACTAGGGATGCTGGTTTGGACAGGAGCCGGCGGCATTTTACTTTTTGTTTTGATGTGGATCGATTCGTTGTTTACGAAATACAAGGACATCACGGAAATCAAAAATGGAAACATCGCGGTCACGACGCGTTTTGTCATGAAGCTGTTTGCGCAAGGATACATCTTATCGCAATCTATTATGACTTCCAACCTATTGTGGACAGCACTGCTCGTTTCTGTGCTCTCATTTATCATTCTGTTCCTTTTGGAGAGAATCGTGGAGTGGCTGTTAAAGCAAGTGGCCGGACTGGACTTGGAAAAAGGGACGCAGGAAGGAAAAGTGGCACATGCCATGATGGCGGGTTCATTCCATCTCGTGGGTGCCTTGATTTTGGCTGCATGTCTGTAAGACGTGATAGGGAAGGGAGTACAGCATGAGTTTGATGAAGCGAATCCAAAACATTTTTGCCAAGCATGAGCCTCCTGCACCTGAGAAGAGCATCCTGACGGTGGGACCGGGTGATGTGGTCGATGTATCGCTCGTTACCTATCAAGTAATAGGGAAGGCGAGTAATGCGAGTCGCAAAGCCACAATGCTTACGTTGCAGGATGGAACGACCATTCGCTACCTGTATATCGAGGAACGGGAGAAGGTTGTCTATCATCTGTATAGCGTGATTGATGGACGACTGGATTCAATAGACGAAGTACCAACTACAATCGAGATGGACGATGTTACCTACCATTTGGAGGAGCAATATAATGGCTCCGTCCAGACTGTGGGGAAAGCGCCGTTTCACACATCAGGGGAGCAGTACATCTGGCAATTCCAATCCGATCAACGCCAGTTGCTGCGAATCGAGTGGCAGGATGGCCGTTTTATGCTCTATGAGGGAGAAAGTGTTCTGCCAGCGGATGTGCAGGTGCTGCGCGGCACATAGAGAGGAGGGACAAGTACATGCCAAATCCATGGATGAAATCAATCAAGCTCCTGCTGATTCCGGCGTTGTTCCTCCTTACGCTAGCGGGTTGTGGCAGCCCTGCGGTTGGCGAGACATATCCGCTTGAATCTGTCTCAACCAAGGACAATGGACAGTCGTCACGCGTCTATCGTGCGGAAGACAAGACTGTACCGGAGGTAGCCTTGGAGCTGGCGGAGCAGAATACGCCAGATGAAATCTCCAAAGAAGATCCGCAGCATATGTTCCTCATTTACCCGGACGAGATATACCATCTGCAGCAAGACGCTGCCAAGCCGACGGATACGTTGATCGAGGTCGACAGCAAAGAGTACGTCCGGCAAAACTACGATTCTTCGTTTTTGCAGGGATACATTGTAGCTAGCGTACTGGATGATTTGTTCGACGGGCTTAAGAAAAGTAAAAAGGGCAGCTATCGTGGCTACTCTAGCAAGGATATATACAAGCCTTCCGGAACGTATCGCGTGCCTACAATCGAGGACAAAAAAGTTGCGCCGCCAATTACCAAAGAGGGTACGGGAAGTATTTTCAAACGGAGTAATGCGAAGAACACGGATGGTACGGTAGGTTCTGACGGCAGCCTTTTCAAGAAGCAGGGGGAGTCGTCTTCTAGCGGTAGTTCAGGTAAAATTATTCGTTCTTCCAGCGGACAATCTTCGAAGTCGAGTGGATCTGTCTCATCCAAACGCTCGAGCTTTTCCCCGCCGAAAAGTAAATCGCCTCCACGAACGAAGGTAGGGGGCTCTGGGCGAATTACAAAGCGCCGATAACTGTAAAAAAACAGGAGAGAAACGAACACCCCCAAACGATTTTTGTAGCTCGTTTGGGGGTGTTTTTGTTTTGCAGATTAGCGCTGCTTGGTCTCTACCGTATACACAACGTCTTCATTTTGATATTTGTACACATACAAGTAGTAACGGCCAGGCATTACTTGATAATGGGCGCTTTGCAGATTTCCCTCTGTCTCTTGTGGGTACGCTACAGGCTGATCTTGATTTCCTTCGTGGAATAGCATCCAAGTCACACCTTGTCCCTGCTGAGGGTTCAGAGAAATACGTATTTCTTCTGGCTTATCTACTTGGAAGGCAAAGATATCTTGCCAGTCGTTTCCTTTCATGTCACCTGAAACAGACGTACCTATCGGCAATGGACCATTTGCTTGCTCGATAGAATCATTGCTCTCGCTTTCTTGATAGAGTTGCTCTTGCGGGCTATCTTCACCCGTAACCAATAAGGTAAACGGTTGGTCCTCTTGTCCTGTACGATACGTATAAGCAGTCACATAGTAAGTCCCAGGTTTTGCATCGAATGATCCGATCAGCTTGTTACCTTCACGCTTGGTGGGATAGGCGATGTAGTTCTCTCTATCAGACTCGTGGAATACAAGCCACGCCACTCCATCTCCTTGCTTCGTTTCCATCTCTACTTGAAGCTGTTGGGCTGATTTCACATCGAGACGGAACTCCTGATTCGGTTTTTGTGGATGGATGATACCAGTTATCGACTTGCCCAATGTAATAGACGATTCGTCAGGGGTTGGCTGTTCTGTTTCGGAGCCATCTTCTTGAGCCAGCTTCCCGTGGAACACGACATCATAGGCAAAACGTCCATCTTTTGTCGTACGATAATTGGTGAAGTAGCTCGTAACCGTGTCATAGCCATTCCAGGAAAGATCCGATAACTCCTTGAGGAATCCATCTGTGAGGCGATTCATTTCTTGCCAATCCTGATATTCCCCTTGGGAAGCTCCTCCCGTATAGACCCCGCGCAACGTGAAGCTGCGGAATTCCTCAGAGTCCTTTTCATCTGTTTTTACATCGGTCAGAGAGGCAACCTCTGCGATTTGACGATAAACCTCTTCTTTGCTCGTCACGTCCACTTTTTGTAAGTAATCATCTGAAACGAGAGGGACATCCAACTCTTCATACTGGTCGATCAATTCTTCTAGCGTTTCTTGATAGCCACGTTCAAGAGCGCGATCACGGCTGAAGTCTTCGATCAAGTTATCATAAGCAGATACATCATTGGAACGGATCGTATCATTGATTTTATCCAGACGAGCAAAATCATTCTTGAACATATGGTACTGAAGTGCAAATGAATAGTCGTAGAATGCCAGGGTTCCATATTTGGCACGCATCATATCTGCCGCAGTGTAATCGAGATAAGACGATGCATTTCGGATATTGCCTACAACTGATTGACGAGGCTTGATTCCTTCTGTTCGGGTAGCACCTGCGAAAAACTCAGCTCCGCCTTCTTCATACCAAGGCAAGCGGCTGTTCTCATAAATCTCTCCACGTCCCCACATGCCCGGTACTTCATATCTTCCTTGCAAATAATGGACGAATTCATGACGGAACAGCTCTTCCAGACTGTAGATGCTTTGTTCTTTTGTCCGATCGTAGGTGAAGAAAGTGCCGGTACCCTCAATGTAGATACCACCATTATCTGTGTCGTATCCGTACAAGAAGCGATTCATT
This genomic stretch from Brevibacillus sp. DP1.3A harbors:
- a CDS encoding PspA/IM30 family protein, producing the protein MSIFKRLRDLTMSNLYALIEKAEDPIKMTDQYLRDMQEDLNEAEKAVAAQIALEKKFKVLYEEQEALVKKRDEQAHIAAQAQNIDLARRALEEKKAAEQKMNEYKDSYEKNKLAADGLREKLAEMKKQITELKNKRETLVARVNAAKAQKTINQAMGGFDTNSAMSGLKRMEEKALQMEAEAEASGEIYKKQSSLDDEIAKLNKDQAVEDELAALLKKYEG
- a CDS encoding DUF4178 domain-containing protein — its product is MSLMKRIQNIFAKHEPPAPEKSILTVGPGDVVDVSLVTYQVIGKASNASRKATMLTLQDGTTIRYLYIEEREKVVYHLYSVIDGRLDSIDEVPTTIEMDDVTYHLEEQYNGSVQTVGKAPFHTSGEQYIWQFQSDQRQLLRIEWQDGRFMLYEGESVLPADVQVLRGT
- a CDS encoding DUF350 domain-containing protein, which produces MTWTEILGMLVWTGAGGILLFVLMWIDSLFTKYKDITEIKNGNIAVTTRFVMKLFAQGYILSQSIMTSNLLWTALLVSVLSFIILFLLERIVEWLLKQVAGLDLEKGTQEGKVAHAMMAGSFHLVGALILAACL
- a CDS encoding DUF4247 domain-containing protein codes for the protein MPNPWMKSIKLLLIPALFLLTLAGCGSPAVGETYPLESVSTKDNGQSSRVYRAEDKTVPEVALELAEQNTPDEISKEDPQHMFLIYPDEIYHLQQDAAKPTDTLIEVDSKEYVRQNYDSSFLQGYIVASVLDDLFDGLKKSKKGSYRGYSSKDIYKPSGTYRVPTIEDKKVAPPITKEGTGSIFKRSNAKNTDGTVGSDGSLFKKQGESSSSGSSGKIIRSSSGQSSKSSGSVSSKRSSFSPPKSKSPPRTKVGGSGRITKRR
- a CDS encoding collagenase — encoded protein: MNRSWISMVTAGSIAISTVAVGMPLAAQAKSTLPSPSQEPNDSQIGHTPVQENMSKQQVRQAAKQEKYSISHLNTLDNSELVELLKEISWTQIPELFTYNEDTQEFYEDRERVQAIIDALQESGKNFTKDDEQGIHTYVEVLRSGYYLGYYNNELKYLMEPKYKQNIIPALQAITSNPNLNLGTKTQNEIISSTGKLISNTTVDSETIGLLSKVMEDFNDNRDKWSDDREASEAFYSVLQGVGYVLIWGVDDSERDELKGSIDAFLDPIFDMAENGDTSADHVWLTNNALYYTGKLGSYYSDPDKANDILTKAMKTYKKWSEPYFTAAQQIEETYGEDANGNKIDLEEMKKEGKKHYLPQQFTFDGGAVVFKTGDKLTEEQVERLYWASKEVKAQFHRVIGNDKELESGNPDDVLTIVIYNTPDEYKMNRFLYGYDTDNGGIYIEGTGTFFTYDRTKEQSIYSLEELFRHEFVHYLQGRYEVPGMWGRGEIYENSRLPWYEEGGAEFFAGATRTEGIKPRQSVVGNIRNASSYLDYTAADMMRAKYGTLAFYDYSFALQYHMFKNDFARLDKINDTIRSNDVSAYDNLIEDFSRDRALERGYQETLEELIDQYEELDVPLVSDDYLQKVDVTSKEEVYRQIAEVASLTDVKTDEKDSEEFRSFTLRGVYTGGASQGEYQDWQEMNRLTDGFLKELSDLSWNGYDTVTSYFTNYRTTKDGRFAYDVVFHGKLAQEDGSETEQPTPDESSITLGKSITGIIHPQKPNQEFRLDVKSAQQLQVEMETKQGDGVAWLVFHESDRENYIAYPTKREGNKLIGSFDAKPGTYYVTAYTYRTGQEDQPFTLLVTGEDSPQEQLYQESESNDSIEQANGPLPIGTSVSGDMKGNDWQDIFAFQVDKPEEIRISLNPQQGQGVTWMLFHEGNQDQPVAYPQETEGNLQSAHYQVMPGRYYLYVYKYQNEDVVYTVETKQR
- a CDS encoding type IA DNA topoisomerase, which codes for MKTLIIAEKPDMGRNIAAAIDPKAKNHRTYLEGEKYIITWAIGHLIELAEPEAYDQKYKKWNINDLPIIPDPFKLVPNRKTFDQLKMIGQLAKRSNLLINACDAGREGQHIFSLIQRHLKLSHPVKRLWISDLTPETIRKGFAEMKDAAAYENLTRAAKSRSEADWLIGMNGSRAFTTKHNVLLSVGRVQTPVLALIYDRQKQIEAFSSVTFFQVEGHFSQGERMYKGLWQGDRLTDSSKAEMLARKVKGKQGRIASYEVKDTKEYPFKLYDLTLLQREANGKYGFSAKKTLDVAQALYEKHKVISYPRTNSNYVTEQNIPEMHNTLSSLQGTGYDALVKGANRSLVHKGNKFICNPAKVDDHHAILPTNRKASGLTPDEQKLYDLIVRRFLSQFYPPAEYKMHTIITDVENEMFKTSVKERKSLGWKIIYADQQKEKPKSVKGAAKEEEDKEEIEVNEPFIIQSDASVVCSDAMVKEKETQPPKHFTEGTLLKAMESAGKQIEDEELRDAMKESGLGTPATRAATIERLKKVGYVEMQGKKVQLTLKGRTVIELIRGAGIELLTSPEMTGHWERRLNEISRGTASDGQFMENVKKFATMIVEKVRVQSRAEKTLFESESTTQKGSSKTRGRAGGRSTGRSSSSNATTKASTRTVAKTTRTTSSIITKCPRPGCGGSIFMGRKGYGCSNYNVGCKFVIWKENYGRMLTDTQIKALIEKGKTGKMKLERQDGTQFQAKLILKSVESGELTFEQ